From one Mobula birostris isolate sMobBir1 chromosome 20, sMobBir1.hap1, whole genome shotgun sequence genomic stretch:
- the LOC140184974 gene encoding uncharacterized protein, with protein MPFTCSDCGKGFTQSSTLHRHQRVHTGKRPFTCSDCGKGFIQSNDLLQHQLVHTGERPFTCSVCGKGFNQRSQLQTHQRLHTGERPFICSDCGKGFIRFSALQSHRRVHTKERLFTCSDCGKGFTHSSNRQRHQRVHTGEKPFTCSECGKGFARSSELKVHQRVHTGEKPFSCSECGKGFIHSSQLLKHQQIHTGVKPFICSECGKGFTDSAHLKEHQFVHTAERPFTCSDCGKGFIWHSHLLTHQLDHTGEKPFTCSECGKGFTWQCQLKEHQQVHTGEKPFTCSECRKVFSRSSQLKIHQRVHTGERPFSCSECGKGFISSSQLLKHQRIHTGEKPFICSQCGKGFTYSSQLKEHQFVHTAERPFTCSDCGKGFIRHSQLLTHQLDHTGEKPFICSECGMGFTHSAQLKEHQRLHTGEWPFTCSVCGKGFTRSSQLKVHQRFHTGEKPFSCSECGKGFTRSCQLKLHQRVHTGEKPFSCSECGKRFTGSSRLKVHQRVHTGERPFTCSECGKGFIESSQLKKHQFVHTQERPFRCSECGKGFARSFQLKVHQREHTGERPFSCSECGKGFTLSSKLVSHYRIHTREKLLTCSDCGKEFTRSSEFKIHQRIHTGGCHSPVLNVGKNSLRQLNYPTICTRAPGTFRLMSAAAAASPAAHAHRWIIAQRVDRFPVPPAFWEKMPFTCSDCGKGFTHSSTLQRHQRVHTGERPFTCSDCGKGFSRSFQLKVHQRVHTGEKPFCCSECGKRFTQSSTLVKHYRIHTGEKPFTCSDCGKGFTQSVQLKKHQFVHTGEKPFICSVCGKGFTRSSDLKVHQLVHTGEKPFTCSDCGKEFARSSDLKVHQRLHTGEKLFTCSECGKRFTRSSHLLTHQLVHTGEKPFTCSVCGKEFIRSSDFKVHQRVHTGEKPFTCSECGKGFTRSSQLKEHQRIHTGEKLFNCSDCGKTFTQSSMLQTHQRVHTGERPFTCSECGKAFTSSTQLLTHQFIHTGERPFTCSDCGKTFTQSSQLKKHQQVHSG; from the exons atgccgttcacctgctcagactgtgggaagggattcactcaatcgtcCACACTACAtaggcaccagcgagttcacactgggaagaggccattcacctgctcagactgtgggaagggattcattcagtcaaacGACCTGCTACAACatcagttagttcacactggggagagaccattcacctgctcagtctgtgggaagggattcaatcagcGTTCTCAACTCCAGACacaccagcgacttcacactggggagaggccattcatctgctcagactgtgggaagggattcattcgctTTTCTGCACTACAGAGTCATCGGCGAGTTCACACTAAGGAGAggctattcacctgctcagactgtgggaagggattcactcactcgtCCAATcgacagagacaccagcgagttcacactggggaaaagccgttcacttgctctgaatgtgggaagggatttgctcggtcatctgaactgaaggtacatcagcgagttcacactggggagaagccattcagctgctctgaatgtgggaaaggattcattcattCATCTCAGCTCTTGAAACAccagcaaattcacactggggtgaaaccattcatctgctctgaatgtgggaagggattcaccgatTCAGCTCATCTGAAAGAAcatcagtttgttcacactgcggagagaccgttcacctgctcagattgtgggaaaggattcatttggCATTCTCATCTGCTGACACACCAGTtagatcacactggggagaaaccattcacatgctctgaatgtgggaagggattcacttggcaatgtcaactgaaggaacatcagcaagtccacactggggagaagccattcacttgctctgaatgtaGAAAGGTATTttctcggtcatctcaactgaagatacatcagcgagttcacactggggagaggccgttcagctgctctgaatgtgggaaaggattcatttctTCATCTCAGCTCTTgaaacaccagcgaattcacactggggagaaaccattcatctgctcacaatgtgggaagggattcacctaTTCAAGTCAGCTGAAAGAAcatcagtttgttcacactgcggagaggccgttcacctgctcagactgtgggaaaggattcattcggcATTCTcaactactgacacaccagttagatcacactggggagaaaccattcatctgctctgaatgtgggatggGATTCACCCATTCagctcaactgaaggaacatcagcgactccacactggggaatggccattcacttgctcagtttgtgggaagggattcactcggtcatctcaactgaaggtgcatcagcgattccacactggggagaaacctttcagctgctctgaatgtggtaagggattcactcggtcatgtcaactgaagctacatcagcgagttcacactggggagaaaccattcagctgctctgaatgtgggaaaagattcactggGTCATCTcgactgaaggtacatcagcgagttcacactggggagaggccattcacgtgttctgaatgtgggaagggattcattgagTCATCTCAACTCAAGAAACATCAGTTTGTTCACACTCAGGAGAGGCCATTCagatgctctgaatgtgggaagggttttgctcggtcatttcaactgaaggtacatcagcgagaacacactggggagagaccattcagctgctctgaatgtgggaagggattcactctgtcatccAAACTTGTGAGCCACTACCGAATTCACACGAGGGAGAAACTcctcacctgctcagattgtgggaaggaattcactcggtcgtctgagtttaaaatacatcagcgaattcacactggggggtGCCACTCacctgttctgaatgtgggaaagaaTTCACTTAGACAACTcaatta CCCCACAATCTGTACTCGAGCCCCAGGGACCTTTCGTCTGATGAGCGCTGCAGCCGCGGCCAGCCCTGCGGCGCATGCGCATCGCTGGATCATTGCACAGCGAGTAGACAGGTTTCCTGTTCCTCCGGCATTCTGG gagaagatgccgttcacctgctcagactgcgggaagggattcactcactcatccacacTTCAgaggcaccagcgagttcacactggggagaggccattcacctgctcagactgtgggaaaggattttctcggtcatttcaactgaaggtacatcagcgagttcacaccggagagaaaCCATTctgctgctctgaatgtgggaagagattcactcagtcatccacacTTGTGAAGCACTatcgaattcacactggggagaagccattcacctgctcagactgtgggaagggattcactcagtcagttCAACTAAAGAAAcatcagtttgttcacactggggagaaaccattcatctgctcagtttgtgggaagggattcacacggtCGTCTGACTTAAAAGTACATCAACtcgttcacactggagagaaaccattcacctgctcagattgtggaaaAGAATTTGCACGGTCATCGGACTTGAAAGTGCATCAACGACTTCATACCGGGGAGAAGCTATTCACCTGctccgaatgtgggaagagattcactcgatcttctcacctactgacacaccaattagttcacactggggagaaaccattcacctgctcagtctgtgggaaggaattcattcGGTCATCTGACTTCAaagtgcatcagcgagttcacactggggagaagccgttcacctgctctgaatgtgggaaaggattcactcggtcttcgcaattgaaggaacatcagcgaattcacactggggagaaacttttcaactgctcagactgtgggaagacattcactcagtcatccatgCTACAGACacaccagagagttcacactggggagaggccattcacctgctctgaatgtgggaaggcattcactagTTCCACTCAATTACTGACACACCAGttcattcacactggggagaggccattcacctgctcagactgtgggaagacattcactcagtcatctcaattgaaaaaacatcagcaagttcacagtgGGTAG
- the LOC140185197 gene encoding probable G-protein coupled receptor 139 yields the protein MSAMLVRYESVEKILYVFIAVIGVPANLVAIVTLSRGKCGLSTCTTRYLVAMAAADLLTIVTEVILYRIRLYYFPWSFLGITPVCSVIEVLTFSATDCSVWFTVTFTFDRFVAICCQKLKTKYCTGKTAAVVLTLTGVLSCQRHVPRYFTQEPSVIIDNVPWFCKLMDKYFTDPGWVVYDWFDTVLTSFLPFAAILLLNALTVRHILVASRVRKGLKGQIKGENRSDPEMESRRRSVVLLFTLSGNFILLWMTLVVNFIYYQISGKGYDFNDSEWIFYLVGYLLRNFSCCTNTFIYAVTQSKFREQMISAVKYPVTSVLRFINKAAS from the exons ATGTCTGCAATGTTAGTTAGGTACGagagtgtggagaaaatattgtacgtgttcattgccgtcattggagttcctg cgaatttagtggcgattgtgaccctgtcccggggaaagtgcggcctctctacctgcaccactcgctacctggtggccatggcagcggcggatctactaACCATTGTCACCGAGGTCATTTTGTATCGAATCAGATTGTATTATTTCCCGTGGAGTTTTCTGGGCATCACCCCGGTGTGCAGTGTTATCGAAGTACTGACGTTCTCCGCCactgactgttctgtctggttcaccgtcactttcacttTTGATCGttttgtcgccatttgctgccagaagctgaagacaaaatattgcaccgggaaaactgcggctgtggttctaacaCTAACCGGAGTACTGTCCTGTCAGAGACATGTTCCCCGATACTTCACGCAGGAACCCAGCGTGATCATCGACAATGTACCGTGGTTCTGTAAACTCATGGACAAGTATTTCACTGACCCCGGGTGGGTAGTATACGATTGGTTCGATACGGTTTTAACTTCGTTCCTCCCTTTCGCTGCGATCCTgttgctcaacgctctgacagtcagacacattttagtggccagtcgggtccgtaaggggctgaagggtcagatcAAGGgagagaaccgcagtgacccggagatggagagcaggaggaggtctgtggttttactcttcaccctctccggcaacttcatcctcctgtggatgacaCTGGTTGTAAATTTCATATATTATCAGATCTCAGGAAAAGGATACGATTTCAATGATTCGGAATGGATCTTCTATCTTGTCGGCTATTTGCTGAggaatttcagctgctgcacgaacacatttatttacgcggtgactcagtcgaaattcagggagcagatGATCAGCGCGGTGAAATATCCGGTCACCTCGGTGCTACGGTTCATTAACAAAGCCGCGTCCTGA